The Kitasatospora paranensis genome has a window encoding:
- a CDS encoding pyridoxamine 5'-phosphate oxidase family protein — MTEPTADRPHMPGYGILAADEGGGLLPWEWARQRITDSHDYWVSSVRPDGRPHVMPVWGVWLDGSVWFSTSVQSRKIHNLAEHPDCVVTTDDARDPVIVEGRAEVVAEPAAIAAFLAALNTKYQTAYGVDFLDPAVNAVVVVRPAQAIGMLHTDFRGSPTRWRFPAGGL; from the coding sequence ATGACCGAGCCGACGGCCGACCGGCCGCACATGCCCGGGTACGGGATCCTGGCCGCGGACGAGGGCGGCGGGCTGCTGCCCTGGGAGTGGGCGCGGCAGCGGATCACCGACTCGCACGACTACTGGGTGTCGTCCGTCCGCCCGGACGGGCGCCCGCACGTGATGCCCGTGTGGGGTGTCTGGCTGGACGGGTCGGTGTGGTTCAGCACCAGCGTGCAGTCCCGGAAGATCCACAACCTGGCGGAGCATCCGGACTGCGTGGTCACCACCGACGACGCGCGCGACCCGGTGATCGTGGAGGGCCGGGCCGAGGTGGTCGCGGAGCCCGCCGCGATCGCCGCCTTCCTGGCGGCGCTCAACACGAAGTACCAGACCGCGTACGGTGTCGACTTCCTGGACCCGGCGGTGAACGCCGTCGTGGTCGTCCGCCCGGCGCAGGCGATCGGCATGCTGCACACGGACTTCCGAGGGTCGCCGACCCGCTGGCGCTTCCCGGCCGGCGGACTCTGA
- a CDS encoding VOC family protein, with amino-acid sequence MSAAQQDAEAPRPQVWPTLRANDARALIAFLVEAFGFEETAVYGDDELVRHAELAWPEGGGVMLGSVREDGPAQGGPTPPGLFSAYVVTADPDGVHARAVAAGAVVTDALHETDYGSRDFAARDPEGNHWYFGTYRGEPRRG; translated from the coding sequence ATGAGCGCGGCACAACAGGACGCCGAGGCACCGCGGCCGCAGGTGTGGCCGACGCTGCGGGCGAACGACGCACGGGCACTGATCGCGTTCCTGGTGGAGGCCTTCGGCTTCGAGGAGACCGCGGTGTACGGCGACGACGAGCTGGTGCGCCACGCGGAGCTGGCCTGGCCGGAGGGCGGCGGGGTGATGCTGGGGTCCGTCCGCGAGGACGGGCCCGCACAGGGCGGCCCGACGCCGCCGGGCCTGTTCAGCGCCTATGTGGTGACGGCGGACCCGGACGGGGTGCACGCGCGGGCGGTGGCGGCGGGCGCCGTCGTCACCGACGCCCTGCACGAGACGGACTACGGCTCCCGGGACTTCGCCGCCCGGGACCCGGAGGGCAACCACTGGTACTTCGGCACGTACCGGGGTGAGCCGCGCCGCGGCTGA
- a CDS encoding aldo/keto reductase produces MEQRVLGRTGRPVSVVGLGTWQLGADWGDVREEDALAVLDASVEAGVTLFDTADVYGDGRSEQLIGRYLGGRPDAGVFVATKFGRRTEQRPEHYNVANFRAWADRSRKNLGVDRLDLVQLHCPPTPVYSSDEVFDALDTLVAEERIAAYGVSVETCAEALTAIARPGTASVQIILNAFRLKPLERVLPAAAAAGVGVLARVPLASGLLSGKYTADTVFPADDHRTYNRHGEAFDQGETFSGVDFATGVEAAVEFAALAPEGVTPARTALRWILQQPGVTTVIPGARNPQQARANAAAASLPPLPQATLAAVRDLYDRRIRPQVHDRW; encoded by the coding sequence ATGGAACAGCGCGTACTCGGCCGCACCGGCCGCCCCGTCTCCGTCGTCGGCCTCGGCACCTGGCAGCTCGGCGCGGACTGGGGTGATGTCCGGGAGGAGGACGCGCTGGCCGTCCTCGACGCCTCGGTCGAGGCCGGGGTGACCCTCTTCGACACCGCCGACGTGTACGGCGACGGCCGCAGCGAGCAGTTGATCGGCCGGTACCTCGGCGGGCGCCCGGACGCCGGCGTGTTCGTCGCCACCAAGTTCGGCCGCCGCACCGAGCAGCGGCCGGAGCACTACAACGTCGCCAACTTCCGTGCCTGGGCGGACCGTTCCCGCAAGAACCTGGGGGTGGACCGGCTCGACCTGGTGCAGCTGCACTGCCCGCCGACCCCGGTCTACTCCTCGGACGAGGTGTTCGACGCGCTGGACACCCTGGTCGCCGAGGAGCGGATCGCCGCGTACGGCGTCAGCGTGGAGACCTGTGCCGAGGCGCTGACCGCGATCGCGCGTCCCGGCACGGCGAGCGTGCAGATCATCCTGAACGCGTTCCGGCTGAAGCCGCTGGAGCGGGTGCTGCCGGCCGCGGCGGCCGCCGGGGTCGGCGTCCTGGCCCGCGTCCCGCTGGCTTCCGGCCTGCTGAGCGGCAAGTACACCGCCGACACCGTCTTCCCGGCCGACGACCACCGCACCTACAACCGGCACGGCGAGGCCTTCGACCAGGGCGAGACCTTCTCGGGCGTGGACTTCGCGACCGGGGTGGAGGCCGCGGTGGAGTTCGCGGCGCTGGCCCCCGAGGGCGTCACCCCGGCCCGCACCGCCCTGCGCTGGATCCTCCAGCAGCCCGGTGTCACCACGGTCATCCCCGGCGCCCGGAACCCGCAGCAGGCCCGCGCCAACGCGGCCGCCGCCTCGCTCCCGCCGCTGCCGCAGGCCACCCTGGCGGCCGTCCGCGACCTCTACGACCGCCGGATCCGGCCGCAGGTGCACGACCGCTGGTGA
- a CDS encoding sigma-70 family RNA polymerase sigma factor, with protein MLFSIVYNMLGSVADTEDVLQETWLAWAGRESGPDRAPIEIPRAYLVRIAVNKAIARRTALSRRRESYVGPWLPEPLVSGLDRADAPESTADLAERAESVSMALLVVLETLAPLERAVFVLHEVFGYPHTEIAGILGRTPAAVRQLAHRAREHVHARRPRYRADPHLRRQVTERFAAAVGGGDLNALMELLAPEVTLWADGGGKAVAAGLRPVHGRERVARLLLTGPRRAGAQLEVRWAWANGDPSALLFRGDTPFGVLVVELTPDGGRVAGIYFVTNPDKLAHVG; from the coding sequence CTGCTGTTCTCCATCGTCTACAACATGCTCGGCAGCGTCGCCGACACCGAGGACGTGCTCCAGGAGACCTGGCTCGCCTGGGCCGGCCGCGAGAGCGGCCCCGACCGGGCGCCGATCGAGATCCCGCGGGCCTACCTGGTGCGGATCGCGGTGAACAAGGCGATCGCCCGGCGCACCGCCCTCAGCCGCCGCCGCGAGAGCTACGTCGGCCCCTGGCTGCCGGAGCCCCTGGTCAGCGGCCTCGACCGGGCCGACGCGCCGGAGAGCACCGCCGACCTCGCCGAGCGCGCCGAGTCGGTGTCCATGGCCCTGCTGGTCGTCCTGGAGACGCTCGCCCCGCTGGAGCGGGCGGTGTTCGTCCTGCACGAGGTGTTCGGGTACCCGCACACCGAGATCGCCGGGATCCTCGGCCGTACACCCGCCGCGGTGCGGCAGCTCGCCCACCGCGCCCGGGAGCACGTGCACGCCCGGCGCCCCCGCTACCGCGCCGACCCGCACCTGCGCCGCCAGGTCACCGAGCGGTTCGCGGCCGCCGTCGGCGGCGGCGACCTGAACGCCCTGATGGAGCTGCTGGCACCGGAGGTCACCCTCTGGGCGGACGGCGGCGGCAAGGCGGTCGCGGCGGGGCTGCGCCCCGTGCACGGCCGGGAACGCGTCGCCCGCCTGCTGCTGACCGGGCCGCGCCGGGCCGGTGCCCAGCTGGAGGTCCGCTGGGCGTGGGCCAACGGCGACCCGTCGGCGCTGCTGTTCCGCGGCGACACGCCGTTCGGCGTCCTCGTCGTGGAGCTGACCCCGGACGGCGGCCGGGTGGCCGGCATCTACTTCGTGACCAACCCCGACAAGCTCGCCCACGTCGGCTGA
- a CDS encoding helix-turn-helix domain-containing protein, whose protein sequence is MAAAAALGGRVPVSALAAEVGWSERHLAARFRRETGLSPKEAARVVRFDRARRRAAAGGGRLAELAAECGYFDQAHLARDFRALAGVAPSVWLAEEFRFVQAAAAPAGAL, encoded by the coding sequence GTGGCGGCGGCTGCGGCGCTCGGGGGCCGGGTGCCGGTGTCGGCGCTGGCCGCCGAGGTGGGGTGGAGCGAACGGCACCTGGCGGCACGCTTCCGCCGGGAGACCGGCTTGTCGCCGAAGGAGGCGGCACGGGTCGTCCGCTTCGACCGGGCGCGCCGCCGGGCGGCGGCCGGGGGCGGGCGGCTGGCGGAGCTCGCCGCGGAGTGCGGCTACTTCGACCAGGCACACCTGGCCCGCGACTTCCGGGCGCTGGCGGGCGTTGCGCCGAGCGTGTGGTTGGCGGAGGAGTTCCGATTCGTCCAAGCCGCGGCGGCGCCGGCCGGGGCACTCTGA
- a CDS encoding IS5 family transposase gives MCVCSCKPSYESSLTDAQWAVIEPLLPERDLRRGGRPLKFPRRLIVDTVLYVLVSGCAWRLVPHDLAPWDAAYRWFRAWTADGTWDRVHDALRERVRLADGRDPQPSAAVLDSQSARSHQGGQAIGYDAGKRVRGRKRHLLVDTCGLVLRAVVHSASVQDRAGAKLVLAGIRNLFPQVGLVWVDGGYVNVVDASLVGWAAEHENLEIVAVPRNADVKGFRVLPRRWVVERTFSWLGRCRRLARDYERKTAHAEAMIKVAMIRLMAARLAGEEIEPRGPIETEAARRLADDLKTE, from the coding sequence ATGTGTGTCTGTTCGTGTAAGCCGTCCTATGAATCGTCGTTGACGGATGCTCAGTGGGCGGTGATCGAGCCGTTGCTGCCGGAGCGGGACCTGCGTCGGGGTGGCCGTCCGTTGAAGTTCCCGCGCAGGCTGATTGTGGACACCGTGCTGTACGTGCTGGTCAGCGGTTGTGCCTGGCGGCTGGTGCCGCATGACCTGGCGCCGTGGGACGCGGCCTATCGGTGGTTTCGTGCCTGGACGGCGGACGGGACCTGGGACCGGGTCCACGACGCGCTGCGCGAGCGGGTCCGGCTGGCGGACGGCCGGGATCCGCAGCCGTCGGCGGCGGTGCTGGACTCGCAGTCGGCTCGCAGTCACCAGGGCGGGCAGGCGATCGGCTACGACGCGGGCAAGCGTGTGCGTGGCCGCAAGCGGCACCTGCTGGTGGACACCTGTGGACTCGTGCTGCGGGCGGTCGTGCACTCGGCCTCGGTGCAGGACCGGGCGGGCGCGAAGCTGGTCCTTGCCGGGATCCGGAACCTGTTTCCGCAGGTCGGGCTGGTCTGGGTCGACGGCGGCTACGTCAATGTCGTCGATGCCAGCCTGGTCGGCTGGGCGGCGGAGCACGAGAACCTGGAGATCGTCGCGGTGCCGCGGAACGCCGATGTGAAAGGCTTCCGGGTGCTGCCCCGCAGGTGGGTGGTGGAGCGGACTTTCTCCTGGCTGGGGCGGTGCAGACGGTTGGCACGGGACTACGAACGCAAGACCGCGCACGCCGAGGCGATGATCAAGGTTGCGATGATCCGGCTCATGGCCGCTCGCCTCGCCGGCGAGGAGATCGAACCGCGCGGCCCCATCGAGACCGAAGCAGCCCGCCGCCTCGCCGACGACCTCAAAACCGAGTAG
- a CDS encoding APC family permease translates to MKTGALGLVSSVAIGLASTAPAYSLAATLGIIVVGVGFQAPIVTMLAFIPMLLIAYSYKELNASDPDCGTTFTWAARAFGPRTGWMGGWGIIVADIIVMANLAQIAGIYGFKLVGLDSLANSSTWTTLAGVVWIIVMTAICYVGIEISAALQRWLLAVEVVMLVLLSVTALVKVYGSSPPSTAVHVSGSWFNPFEISSASAFTAGILAAVFIYWGWDTAVSVNEETADSARTPGRAAVISTVLLLVIYALVSVSAQAFAGIGTKGIGLGNEDNSGDVLSGLGDAVFGTTGFGGFLSKLLIFMVLTSSAASTQTTILPTARTSFSMAAHKAIPTQFARVHRRHLTPTWSTIGMGVVSIAFYVLLTAISGNVLADSIASVGLGIAFYYGLTGFACVWYYRRVLTRSVRDFVFKGVAPLLGGLMLLYFFCYGAFDVYADPNYGSTSIDLPIFGQTGGVTVIGIGALVLGFLLMLVQWAVQGSWFRRPDVPVSAADPADAPQS, encoded by the coding sequence TTGAAGACCGGCGCCCTCGGCCTGGTCTCGTCCGTCGCCATCGGGCTGGCCTCCACGGCCCCCGCGTACAGCCTGGCCGCCACGCTGGGGATCATCGTCGTCGGGGTGGGCTTCCAGGCTCCGATCGTCACCATGCTGGCGTTCATCCCGATGCTGCTGATCGCCTACTCCTACAAGGAGTTGAACGCCTCCGACCCGGACTGCGGGACGACGTTCACCTGGGCGGCCCGGGCCTTCGGCCCGCGCACGGGCTGGATGGGCGGCTGGGGCATCATCGTCGCCGACATCATCGTGATGGCGAACCTGGCACAGATCGCCGGCATCTACGGATTCAAGCTGGTCGGCCTGGACTCGCTGGCGAACTCCAGCACCTGGACGACCCTGGCCGGCGTGGTGTGGATCATCGTGATGACGGCGATCTGCTACGTCGGCATCGAGATCTCGGCGGCCCTCCAGCGCTGGCTGCTGGCGGTCGAGGTCGTGATGCTGGTGCTGCTGTCGGTGACCGCGCTGGTCAAGGTGTACGGGTCGAGCCCACCGTCGACGGCCGTGCACGTCAGCGGGTCGTGGTTCAACCCGTTCGAGATCTCCTCGGCCTCGGCGTTCACCGCCGGCATCCTCGCCGCGGTCTTCATCTACTGGGGTTGGGACACCGCGGTCTCCGTGAACGAGGAGACGGCCGACTCGGCCCGCACCCCCGGCCGGGCGGCGGTCATCTCGACCGTGCTGCTGCTGGTCATCTACGCCCTGGTGTCGGTCTCGGCGCAGGCGTTCGCGGGCATCGGCACCAAGGGCATCGGGCTCGGCAACGAGGACAACTCCGGCGACGTGCTGTCGGGGCTCGGCGATGCGGTCTTCGGCACGACCGGATTCGGCGGGTTCCTCAGCAAGCTGCTGATCTTCATGGTGCTGACCTCGTCCGCGGCCTCCACCCAGACCACGATCCTGCCGACCGCCCGGACGAGCTTCTCGATGGCCGCGCACAAGGCGATCCCGACCCAGTTCGCCCGGGTCCACCGCCGCCACCTGACCCCGACCTGGTCGACGATCGGCATGGGCGTCGTCTCGATCGCCTTCTACGTGCTGCTCACCGCGATCAGCGGCAACGTGCTGGCCGACTCGATCGCCTCGGTCGGCCTCGGGATCGCCTTCTACTACGGGCTGACCGGCTTCGCCTGCGTCTGGTACTACCGCAGGGTGCTGACCCGCAGCGTCCGGGACTTCGTCTTCAAGGGCGTGGCCCCGCTGCTCGGCGGCCTGATGCTGCTGTACTTCTTCTGCTACGGGGCGTTCGACGTCTACGCCGACCCGAACTACGGCAGCACCTCGATCGACCTGCCGATCTTCGGCCAGACCGGCGGTGTCACCGTGATCGGCATCGGCGCCCTGGTGCTCGGCTTCCTGCTCATGCTGGTGCAGTGGGCTGTCCAGGGCTCGTGGTTCCGGCGCCCGGACGTGCCGGTCAGCGCGGCCGATCCGGCGGACGCACCGCAGTCCTGA
- a CDS encoding NAD(P)-binding oxidoreductase, with product MKLTVFAATGGIGRQILDQALAAGHETTAVVRNPARLAVDGQPPDAARIVTADLAAADPAVLEAAVEGADAVLSGLGARSTAEAGVAQRGTRAMIRAMQATGVRRLVVVSAAPVGTVPTPARPAPPRHDPGDGFVMRHVLNPMIKTILRAHYADLALMEEAVLASGLDWTVVRPPKLTDRPPTGVYRTAVGRNVRGGWSVPRADVAHHMLQVLDEPQTVRRIVSIAA from the coding sequence GTGAAACTCACCGTGTTCGCCGCGACCGGCGGCATCGGCCGCCAGATCCTGGACCAGGCGCTCGCCGCCGGCCATGAGACCACTGCCGTCGTCCGCAATCCCGCCCGCCTGGCCGTGGACGGGCAGCCGCCGGACGCCGCCCGCATCGTCACCGCCGACCTCGCGGCCGCCGACCCGGCGGTCCTCGAAGCCGCGGTGGAGGGCGCCGACGCGGTGCTGTCCGGGCTGGGCGCCCGGTCCACCGCCGAGGCCGGCGTCGCCCAGCGGGGCACCCGGGCCATGATCCGCGCCATGCAGGCCACCGGCGTCCGCCGGCTCGTCGTGGTCAGCGCCGCACCCGTCGGCACCGTGCCCACCCCGGCCCGTCCGGCCCCGCCCCGGCACGACCCCGGCGACGGTTTCGTCATGCGGCACGTGCTCAACCCGATGATCAAGACGATCCTCCGCGCGCACTACGCCGACCTCGCGCTGATGGAGGAGGCCGTGCTGGCGAGCGGACTCGACTGGACGGTCGTCCGCCCGCCCAAGCTCACCGACCGGCCGCCGACCGGCGTGTACCGCACGGCCGTCGGGCGCAACGTCCGCGGTGGCTGGTCCGTCCCGCGGGCCGACGTCGCCCACCACATGCTCCAGGTGCTCGACGAGCCGCAGACCGTGCGGCGGATCGTCTCCATCGCCGCCTGA
- a CDS encoding NAD(P)H-binding protein: MILVTGATGLVGRPLVTALAAEGRAVRAVTRDPAAAALPGGVETVHGDPSRPDTLAGALEGVTAFFLHPRAAGDAAAELVALARDRGVRRVVALAALNIDEALDDQPSRHRGDRNKEAEQAAAGSGLEWASLRSGTFAASSLHAWGAQIRAGDVVRGPYPEFAEAPIHERDLAAVAARALVADRPLGRLDLTGPHSLTHARMVEVIGEVLGRPLAYRGVPPEAAAEGLVRQGAGEPFVAALMARYRRELGRPAPVTDTVRRVLGRPARDYATWVADHADAFSARPAAAA; the protein is encoded by the coding sequence ATGATCCTCGTGACCGGAGCGACCGGCCTGGTCGGCCGCCCGCTCGTGACCGCCCTGGCCGCCGAGGGCCGCGCCGTCCGCGCGGTGACCCGCGACCCGGCCGCCGCCGCCCTGCCCGGCGGGGTCGAGACCGTCCACGGCGACCCGTCCCGTCCGGACACCCTCGCCGGCGCCCTGGAGGGCGTCACCGCATTCTTCCTGCACCCCCGGGCCGCCGGCGACGCCGCCGCCGAACTCGTCGCCCTCGCCCGCGACCGGGGCGTGCGCCGGGTGGTCGCCCTGGCCGCCCTCAACATCGACGAGGCCCTGGACGACCAGCCGTCCCGGCACCGCGGCGACCGCAACAAGGAGGCGGAGCAGGCCGCCGCCGGCAGCGGCCTGGAGTGGGCCAGCCTGCGCTCCGGCACGTTCGCCGCCAGCAGCCTGCACGCCTGGGGCGCCCAGATCCGGGCCGGCGATGTCGTCCGCGGCCCGTACCCGGAGTTCGCCGAGGCACCGATCCACGAGCGGGATCTCGCGGCCGTCGCCGCCCGCGCCCTGGTCGCGGACCGGCCGCTCGGCCGCCTCGACCTCACCGGGCCGCACTCCCTCACTCACGCCCGGATGGTCGAGGTGATCGGCGAGGTGCTCGGCCGCCCGCTGGCCTACCGGGGCGTGCCGCCCGAGGCCGCCGCCGAGGGCCTCGTCCGGCAGGGCGCGGGCGAGCCTTTCGTCGCCGCCCTGATGGCCCGCTACCGACGCGAGCTCGGCCGGCCCGCCCCCGTCACCGACACCGTCCGGCGGGTGCTCGGCCGGCCGGCCCGCGACTACGCGACCTGGGTCGCCGACCACGCCGACGCCTTCTCGGCCCGGCCGGCCGCCGCGGCCTGA